The DNA window GAGATACAAATTTTCTTCAAGACAAGCTCTTCAAGCAAggaagctctctctctctttcttcaagCAAGGAAGCTCTCTCTCAAAGAGTTCTCAAGCCTCCTTCATCTATGCTTGAAGTCTACAAAGAACGAAGTTCTGTTGGATCAAGCCAAAACGCCCCATAAGAGTTATTCAACAACACTTTAAAGACAAATCAAAGGTACTCTTCAAAGCATCAAATCACCAAATCTCGTTAAGCTTTGTTGGATCAAGCCTAAACGCTCCATAAGAGTTCTTCAGCAACACTTTGAAGACGGATTAAAAGTACTCTTCAAAGTATCAAATCACCACATCTCGCTTCACAATACACGCCCAAATTCGCGTTCTTGCAAAGCACAAATCTTGGCTTGAttactaaaataaatcaagtcaccATACATCAAATCCAAGAGAAGAATCAGAGGATTGCCAAATCTTTTGAAAGAATATATTACATAAAGATTGTACccattcatatatttaataaaatcatatatttgtaCACATGTAATTGTTTAATTTCAGGTGCACAAAATTGTGTCTACACCTATATATGCATGCCTCTAGCACATTGTAGAGAGGAGATAAAGAGAGGCCATAAGAAAATATCAGCCAATGGAGTACCTTTTTTACCTGCtactaatttctttttgttgggcATGTCTGCACGTGCTCAACGCATCCGTTCTACTTCGCCGGAAGTCCGGATGCACCATCCTCCCACCTGGCCCTCGCCAATTGCCGATAATCGGAAACATATTAGCCCTCGGTGACAAGCCCCACCGAACACTTGCTAAACTCTCACAAACTTATGGACCTTTAATGACCCTCAAGCTTGGTAGGATAACCACAATAGTCATCTCCTCTCCGAACATTGCCAAAGAAGCACTACAGAAACATGACCAAGCCTTGTCTAGCAGAACAGTCCCAGATGCTGTTCGTGGACACCACAAAAACTCAATCTTATGGTTGCCTGCGTCGAGTCATTGGAAATTTCTCAAAAAACTCACTGCCACACAAATGTTCACTTCGCAAAGGCTTGATGCCAGCCGAGCCCTCCGTGGAAAGAAGGTTCAAGAATTGCTAGAATATGTTCATGAAAAGTGCAACAAGGGACATGCTGTCGACGTTGGTAGATCTGTTTTCACAACTGtccttaatttaatttcaaacaccTTCTTCTCTCTTGATATAGCCAATTACAATTCTGATTTGTCTCAAGAGTTCAGCTATCTTGTGGTGGGTGTCATGGAACAAATTGGCAAGGCAAATATTGCCGACTATTTCCCAATACTTCGATTAGTAGATCCACAAGGTATAAGACGAAAGAcgaataattatttgaaaagattaACTCAAATTTTTGATAGTATCATCAACGAGAGGACACGACTACGTTCTTCTTCGGTTGCATCCAAGGCAAGCCATGATGTACTTGATGCCCTGCTGATTCTAGCCAAAGAAAACAATACTGAATTGAGCTCCACTGACATACAGGTTTTGCTTCTGGTAAGTATTGAGATTAGATTATCTAATTGATAATTATGACCAAGTTTTTCTGCACACTAACCTTCAGTTCAGAAATTAATTATCTTACGTATTTAGGATTTTTTCATTGCGGGCACTGACACTACCTCAAGCACAGTAGAGTGGGCAATGACAGAGTTATTACTGAACCCTGATAAAATGGTCAAAGCCAAAAATGAGCTCCAACAAGTCGAAGGACCAGTTCAAGAATCAGACATCTCCAAGTGTCCTTACCTTCAAGCAATAGTCAAAGAGACATTTCGGCTGCACCCACCAGCACCACTCCTGCTGCCCCGTAAAGCCGTATCCGAAGTAGAGATGCAAGGCTTCACAGTGCCCAAAAATGCACAAATACTAATCAATATTTGGGCAATAGGAAGAGATCCAACCATATGGCCAGATCCTAATTCGTTCAAGCCTGAAAGGTTCTTAGAATGCCAAGCTGACGTGAAAGGAAGAGATTTTGAGCTAATTCCATTTGGAGCAGGAAGAAGGATTTGCCCTGGATTGCCTTTGGGCCACAAGATGGTGCATTTGGCGTTGGCATCTCTCATCCACTCTTTTGATTGGAAGATTGCTGATGACTTGACACCAGAGGATATAGACACGAGTGAAACGTTTGGGATTACATTACATAAGAGTGAGCCTCTCCGGGCTATACCCATGAAAACGTGAACTTATTTCTCTACAATGTTACCATGGCCTCTGGGACGAGGTATGAGATATTATTACGTTCTATTCCCTCTGCTGGATTTGGACAGGGTACGCCTTGTAACTAACCGGGAGAACTGTTTCCcgaaattagaaatataaaataaaaacggAGCTGTCCAAACTTTATTGACTCTGATAAGGGGAAGTTGAATCTGATATTTTCTGTTATGTTTATGGGTTTCTGGTCTGctttctctccctctttctACTGTCTCctctttatttcattttcttttcctttcattaGCTTATCTCCTGCTCACTCTTTGATTATTCGGCACAGAAATCATAGTGCATCGCCCATCGCTTgtggattgtttttttctttttcattatcgCTTGAGCACTACCGTTATGATTTTCTtacctcatttttttaaaaaaaaattctctgcTTTCTATAAACACCCTCCATCATGGATgggtttagtgtttttttttaggatccatTCTCTCTTTTTCATGGTCGGACAGTAATGGATGTTTGGAGAATTGTTTGAAGGCTAGATTTCAAAGATTTTAGATTTAAGACTCCATTTTAGTGGCTAGAATATTTAATGTAGATTGGTGGTTTTagatgttaattaaaaaaacatgttattgttGATGGTGTAGTGTATCATGTGAAACAAGCTtgtatgaaaaaacatcatttgtaGGTTTGGTTGCCTTTTTATGCTTGTAGCAAAAAATGGGAGACAATTtgacaatataaaatttaaagcttTCAATCAACGATTGTGGTAGTTTATATGTATGGTAGCCATTCAAATAGTTACGTAAATAGTTACaagtaatattaattttgtttatatatatatatatatatatatatatatatatatatatatatatatatatataagttcaCGTTTTATCTTCGGATTTGATATAGAAAATAGTGCTAACACAGCCAAAGGGAAGAATAGCATGCAACATCcaacttttgaatttcttctACGATAAACTAAGTGATTAATTATTTTCCCTGTTTCTAAGAACAAGAAATTCAAACATCACACAGTCTGAGTAAAACATGGTCTGGACATCATCAGTTTCGAAATACAGTTTTCTTTTGGCTTGGCGGGATTCATCCGCAGATATTGTTGACTGTAATGAAGAGCTTGCTGACATCATGGATCCAGGTGTGATCCTTACGTTGGGAGAGGTTTTCTGGGGTGGCTGGACTGCTTAGTGGTCCGGTGAAGGAGCTGGACGAAACTGCAGAAGCAACTGTGGAAGCAACCATGGAAGATGCTGAAAACTTGTGAACACTTTTCTGATTTCTTCTAGATTAATGGCATCCATTTCTTTCTGAAGTAACCCTCATGAAGTATGAATCATCATGATGCAAAAGATTTGTTTCTCCAattcctttagtttttgttcttCCACCTGCTTTCTCCTCCCTTTCAAAATATACCATCAATTCCTTCCACGTCCTATGCGTTGCAAACCCAGAAATGATCGATGTCCACGATACCAAATTATTCCTCTCCACCGAAATAtcctcaaaaaaatttcaacactCACTATGGAACCACATCTTGAATATGTATCTATAATTGACTTGGCAATACTTATATCAAACACCTTAAACCATGTTTTCTTTGTATATCCATGGATCAAGCTGCAAACTTGATTTCCTTATAATCGAATTTGGAGACCATCCATCTTCCGATTCTTCTTCAATTATGAAGTACCAAACCCAACTTCTTTTTACTTGAAGAAAAAAGGActggcttttttctttttaaggaaAATTGGCTTCTAGATTAGGGAAAGGAAAATGGAGTACTGGGCAGAGAAGCCTATGCAGGTGAGGGCAATCAAGGCTTTAGGAAAAGGGTTTGATTTGAGGAGTGATTTcagattgaaatttgaaaaaagaacgAGCAGTAATAACGAAAGGAAGGTTGTGTTTCTGAGGGCCTTACTGTTTCCAAGTAACTAAATTTATCTCAGGCATTTCATCAAATAGAAGCACAGGATCACCTGAAACCCCAATTTAAAAGAGCACTTTGTACATAAACATGACATTAAAAACCCACTTTGAATGTAAGACCATGAAGAAAATCACCAgctagtggtggtggtggtggtggaggctctgttgatggtggtggtggaatGTCCTCAACAAAACTAACTTCCCAGCTGACTATAGCCACCTAACTAACCAACAATCACGTGTGAAAATCAAAAATCCAAATAACTAACTGCATTAATTAGTTGTTGCTGCTAGTTGTAGCTTTCTGTCTTCAATACAAGAATTCGTGCTAAAATCTATAAACTGCTCATTCAATTCTTTCAAACCTTCCCCTGTTGCATCCTCTTGAAACAGATCGAACCATTTGACTAGTCCCATTACCACATCTTTATTACCcttcttcatgatttttctatcCAAAATTGCCACTAGTTGCACCTTAAAACGACCATACTCATCCATCCTTGGTAATTCTATAGCCACTACAGCACTACCTCCCACCTTTTTCTCAAGAAATGAGACACGAAACACTGGATGAATAGAAGAATCTGCTGGCAATTATAGCTTGTAGGCTATTGGCCCaaccttttgtataattttacTTTGTTGTTTTCCACCATTGTCTactattaaatgatgaaataatgtATTTCCTTAAGGTTGacgaattaaaaagaaagaaataagaagagagaaaacTACAGAAATAATGACATTCTTTTATTACTTGATCATCATGTTTCTTACAATTCTTCCTTTATACAATTCCATTTCAACTAACTACCcgttaactaaaaaaactaattgtcaTCTAACTTCCCAGATGACATAACTACCTAACTAACTAACAATCACGTGTGAAAATcagaaatccaaataaaaagttCTTGGTAAATGGTAAGTGCATAATCTAGTAGCATATAAAAAGTTCTCTAATGACTCTCATCATCTCGCGCGCTACTATTCAACTTTGATAATTGGCTTTTTTTGTTTCACTATTTATATATCTATACATAAGGTGTACATTGAAGCTCTTTGTGGTTGGCTATCCAAGTTTTCTTCTCCAAAAGTTAAATCTTACTCTAGTGGCAACTTTTTAATCCTTGAGGGTGTTTGGTTGCGTGGTTGCTTCTGCGTTTGAAGCAACCACAGCAACTCACCTGTTTGGTAATGCTCCAACAGCAGATTTCTACTGGTGGGGCCTATTGTTAATTGTGGCATGGCCACAGGTTTGCAAGAAGCAGCAATTTGTTGCTTCTTGAGCTGGAAAACTCATGATCCACTGTTCCGGTCAGACCGGTCCAGTTCAACgctaaaaatgcattgaacttATGAATTAATGAAATCTCGACCCTTAATGTTGGAGAATATATcttaatagttaaatctacaatatttaaattaaaaaccatcaatattaatatatattttttaatattattttataacctcaatttcaaaagcatttttaaccaaacacattaaactactttttcttcaacctcaatttcaactacagttttaaccaaacatctattttttcaaaccaacctcaactaaaagtactttttataaaacaacttttttcaaatcacaaccacaacagctaccgcaataccaaacacactcataTAGAATAAATCGACCACTATTGCTAGTAAATTTCATGATTGGTTAGTGTTGTGATGTGCACGATGTTGAATGACGGGTTTTCCTCCTTGATTGAAGGGTTTTGggattaatcataaaattatgattttgaagGAGTTGACACCTAGTATCATGGTCACTAAAAAACCTAATGGTCTACGAGAGTTTTATGAGTAAAAACTATTCAAGCGGAATACTTTTCTGTATTGATTaagttcaatatatatacaagataCATTGGGGTTCCCTTATAAATCAGAGAATGATAAGGAATGACAGCTAATTGAATGTAGATTGATACAAAATATTCTTACGTATCTTTCCTACTTATCTCAAGATACAGCTTTCCTATTTACATCAAAACACTATTAATATAATTTccaacactccccctcaagttggagaGTAAATATCAATAACTCCCAACTTGCACATGAGCTGTTTGAACTTCTCTTTTCCCAAAGCTTTTGTAAACACATCTGCTAATTGTTGTGAGGAAATCACGTATTAAGTAGCAATTTCACGTCTTAAAATTTTATCCCGAATAAAGTGGCAATCCATTTCAATATGTCGAGTTCTCTCATGAAACACAGGATTTTTTGCAATGTGTAAGGCAGCTTGATTATCACAATGAAGAGTAACAGGATCTGAAACTGGCATATGTAAATCTGTTAATAAATGTCTTAACCAAGTAAGCTCACAACATGTACCTGCCATTGCTCTATATTCAGCTTCCGCACTTGATAAGGAAACTGTCTTTTGCCTTTTGGTTCTCcatgaaattaaagaatttcCAAGGAATACAATACCCATTGGTGGAGCGGCGAGTGACAGGACAACCCACCCAATCAGAGTCATAAAATGCCCTTAAGTGTAATGAGTTATTTGAATGAAGAAGCAAACCTTGACCAGGAGCTGATTTTAAATAACGAACAACTCGAAGAGCAGCAGCCATGTGAGGTTGACGTGGTTCATGCATGAATCGGCTGAGAATGTGAACTGAATATGTGATATCAGGTCTAGTGATGGTTAAGTAAATTAATCGACCAACTAGACGCTGGTATATACAAGGATCTTTGAGCAATTCTCCTGTATTTGAAAGTCTGCATTCTTCCATAGGAAACTCAACTGGTTTGGCACCCAAGTATCCACTGTCTTTGATAATTTCCAAAGCATATTTGCGCTGAGAAATGTAAATGCCTTTCTTGGAACGGGCTATTTCAATGCCTAAGAAGAATTTCATATCACCAAGGTCTTTGATGCGGAAACGAGTATGAAGGAACTGCTTTAAACCTTTGATGGATTCAATGTTGTTCCCGGTTATCAAAATGTCATCCACATAGATCAATAGGATAGTAAGAGATGTGTCGTCTCTTTTGATGAACAAGGAATAGTCGGCTTTTGACTGAAAAAAACCAGCAGCAAGAACAGCTTCTGTGAACTTAGAGAACCACTGTCAAGACGCTTGTTTAAGGCCGTATAGTGACTTGTGGAGGCGACACACAATGTTCTCCCCCTGTCGCCGAAGACCAGGAGGAGGAGACATATatatttcttccaataaatcaCCATTTAAGAAAGCATTGTTAACGTCTAGCTGATGTAAAGGCCAGTTCAGACTGGCAGCAATAGCAAAGAGGTAGCAGACAGTGACCATTTTTGCAGTGGGGGAAAAAGTATCATGATAATCAATTCCAGCAGTTTGTGTGAAACCCCGAGCGACCAGGCGAGCTTTATAGCGCTCAACAGACCCGTCAGCCTTGCGTTTGATGCGATCACCCATTTACAACTGATCGGGCGTTTGCCAGGGGGCAAAGGAACAAAGCTCCATGTCTGATTGTCAATGAGAGCTTTAAGCTCAGAATTCATAGCTTCCTGCCACTTAGGATCAGTCATAGCAAGTTCATATGAAGGAGGTTCCTCATCACGACTAACATTGGCAATATAACAGAGATGTGATGGAGAATACcgattataagaaataaaatgacagAGAGGATACTTTGTACCTGGTGTAGGTGCAGACGAGGCCAAGAACAATTGGTGTGGAGGCAGAATCACCTGCGAGCAAACATAATCCTTGAGGCGGACGTTGGCTTCTCGAGGGCGTTGAGGATGGCGAAATGGCTGATCAGGAATAACCAGAGTAGGTTCAGGAAAGACAGGGTCATCCGGCTGAACAGGGGTTTGCTGTGCAGCTGGTGGAGTTAATGGAGTAGAGGAAGGTGGCTCAGGAAGAGAAGGACTGAGTCGGTTGGTGCAGGTGAAGAGGATATGGGGGGCTCAAAGGGGTCGATGATGACTGATGAGGGAGGAAGATGGGAATAAGAATCAGACAAAATAGGAAGAGGAATAGACAAGGCTGGTGGATTGTGTGCTGGAGGATTGACTTGTGGTGGATGATAAAAGGTGTCTTCAAGAAATACCACATCCCGATTagtgaaaattttctgagtaACAAGATCATAAAGTTTGCAAGCCTTTTGTCCCATAGGGTAACCAAGAAAAATGCATTTTGTGGCACAGGGAGAAAATTTTAATGATGGATTGACTATGGTTGCAAAAGCAATACATCCAAAAACTCGCATGCGAGAATAATCAGGAAGTTTGTTGTAAAGAATCTCAAATGGTGTTTTTTTGTGAAGCAACAGAGTAGGAAGGCAATTAATAATATGGACGGCAGTAAGAATACATTCTCCCCAGAAAGTAAAGGGTAAATGAGATTGAAAATGTAGAGCGCGAGCAGTTTCAAGGATGTGTCTATGTTTGTGCTCAACGACACCATTTTGCTGAGGTGTATATACACAAAAGTGTTGAAAAAGAACACCttcctcaagaaaaaaaaattttaatgaaagaaattcAGCCCCATTATCAGAATGGAGTTTTTGAACTTTTGTATTGAATTGAGTGTGAACATAATGAAAAAACTGACGAAGTAGAGTTTGTGTCTCACTCTTGTTACGCATTAAAAAACCCATGTAAAACGAGAAAAATCATCCACAATggtcaagaaataaaaagcacCAGAAATAGAAGGGGTTTTATAACGACCCCAAATATCACaatgaataagagaaaaacacttCGAAGTTGAAATTGAACTAGAAGGAAAAGGTTGACGAATTTGTTTTGCCAATGGACAAACATCACATTTATGACtggaatcaaaattaaatttaagcaAATTATCAGCTAAAAATTGTAAACGATTAGAAGAAAGGTGACCCAATCGGCAATGCCAAAGATTGGATGAGATAATCAAATTGCAAGCAAA is part of the Populus trichocarpa isolate Nisqually-1 chromosome 2, P.trichocarpa_v4.1, whole genome shotgun sequence genome and encodes:
- the LOC7494017 gene encoding cytochrome P450 76T24 isoform X2 — its product is MEYLFYLLLISFCWACLHVLNASVLLRRKSGCTILPPGPRQLPIIGNILALGDKPHRTLAKLSQTYGPLMTLKLGRITTIVISSPNIAKEALQKHDQALSSRTVPDAVRGHHKNSILWLPASSHWKFLKKLTATQMFTSQRLDASRALRGKKVQELLEYVHEKCNKGHAVDVGRSVFTTVLNLISNTFFSLDIANYNSDLSQEFSYLVVGVMEQIGKANIADYFPILRLVDPQGIRRKTNNYLKRLTQIFDSIINERTRLRSSSVASKASHDVLDALLILAKENNTELSSTDIQVLLLDFFIAGTDTTSSTVEWAMTELLLNPDKMVKAKNELQQVEGPVQESDISKCPYLQAIVKETFRLHPPAPLLLPRKAVSEVEMQGFTVPKNAQILINIWAIGRDPTIWPDPNSFKPERFLECQADVKGRDFELIPFGAGRRICPGLPLGHKMVHLALASLIHSFDWKIADDLTPEDIDTSETFGITLHKSEPLRAIPMKT
- the LOC7494017 gene encoding cytochrome P450 76T24 isoform X6 → MEYLFYLLLISFCWACLHVLNASVLLRRKSGCTILPPGPRQLPIIGNILALGDKPHRTLAKLSQTYGPLMTLKLGRITTIVISSPNIAKEALQKHDQALSSRTVPDAVRGHHKNSILWLPASSHWKFLKKLTATQMFTSQRLDASRALRGKKVQELLEYVHEKCNKGHAVDVGRSVFTTVLNLISNTFFSLDIANYNSDLSQEFSYLVVGVMEQIGKANIADYFPILRLVDPQGIRRKTNNYLKRLTQIFDSIINERTRLRSSSVASKASHDVLDALLILAKENNTELSSTDIQDFFIAGTDTTSSTVEWAMTELLLNPDKMVKAKNELQQVEGPVQESDISKCPYLQAIVKETFRLHPPAPLLLPRKAVSEVEMQGFTVPKNAQILINIWAIGRDPTIWPDPNSFKPERFLECQADVKGRDFELIPFGAGRRICPGLPLGHKMVHLALASLIHSFDWKIADDLTPEDIDTSETFGITLHKSEPLRAIPMKT
- the LOC7494017 gene encoding cytochrome P450 76T24 isoform X5 produces the protein MEYLFYLLLISFCWACLHVLNASVLLRRKSGCTILPPGPRQLPIIGNILALGDKPHRTLAKLSQTYGPLMTLKLGRITTIVISSPNIAKEALQKHDQALSSRTVPDAVRGHHKNSILWLPASSHWKFLKKLTATQMFTSQRLDASRALRGKKVQELLEYVHEKCNKGHAVDVGRSVFTTVLNLISNTFFSLDIANYNSDLSQEFSYLVVGVMEQIGKANIADYFPILRLVDPQGIRRKTNNYLKRLTQIFDSIINERTRLRSSSVASKASHDVLDALLILAKENNTELSSTDIQVLLLDFFNAGTDTTSSTVEWAMTELLLNPDKMVKAKNELQEIEGPVQESDISKCPYLQAIVKETFRLHPPAPLLLPRRAVSEVEMQGFTVPKNAQILINIWAIGRDPAIWPDPNSFKPERFLECQADVKGRDFELIPFGAGRRICPGLPLAHKMVHLTLASLIHSFDWKIADDLTPEDIDMSETFGLTLHKSEPLRAIPMKT